Genomic window (Jeotgalibacillus aurantiacus):
GAAGGCTGGTTCCATGAACAGCCGGAGGATCTTGAAAAAGTATACCTGATTCAAAACGCAGGTACGGTGCAGCCGATGGAACCCGTTGGGAAGATGGATGCAGAGGCCATCGAAAAAGCAATTCAGTTAAACTATGTCACGCCGGTTGTGCTGTCTAACCTGGCTTTCCAACTGGCGTCAGAACAAAAAGTGGAGTTAGTCATTGTGAACATCACTTCCGGTGCAGCCAACAAACCGAATCATGGCTGGAGCGTCTATGGAAGCACGAAAGCAGCACTGAATTTATTTACAGAAACGGCTGCACTTGAACAGGGCGATGAGGGCCACAAAATGATTTCCTTCAGCCCAAGTATTATGGATACCGGTATGCAGAAGGAAATCCGTTCCGCAAAACAGGATTCATTTGCCCAGGTAGAAGCCTTTAAAGAATATAAAGAACAAGGCAAGCTGAGAAAACCGGAGGAAGTTGGGGGAGTATTAGTGAAAATCCTGTTAGAGGAAGCGCTTGTGAATGGAAAGCTCTATCATATTAACGATTACCTCCCGAGCACAAAATAAATCAGGTCATATATTTACAATGGAAATCAAACTGTTATCTTCAATGTGTTTTTTAATGGTAAATTTACACTTTGTCTGTTTTTAAATCATTTCTCATGGGTATCCTAACAATAGGCAATAATGTTGGATATTTTTGAGAGGAGATGGATTAGCATGGAATGGAAAAAATACTTACAGGTTGGTGCAGCCGGATTTTTAAGTCTTGGGGTTCTTGCAGCATGTGGTGATGATACTGAGGAACCAATGGATACAGGAGACACGGAAGAAGAGGCACCGATGGATGAAAACACCGATGATAACATGGAAGAGGATATGGAAGAAGGCATGGATGAAACCGAAGAAAACGTAGAAGAAGGTATGGATGAGACAGAGGAAAATGTTGATGAAGGCATGGATGAAATGGAAGATGAGATGAACGAGGAAGACAGTGAATCTTAATAAAAACGATCAATGGCCGGGGCTGACTCTTTAGAGTTAGCCCGGTTTTTTGATTTGTGAG
Coding sequences:
- a CDS encoding SDR family NAD(P)-dependent oxidoreductase yields the protein MRKAIVTGASKGLGAAVANHFIKHGIEVTDVSRSENSGLKGHQQYHHEKVDLGVTEEAVSFLEGWFHEQPEDLEKVYLIQNAGTVQPMEPVGKMDAEAIEKAIQLNYVTPVVLSNLAFQLASEQKVELVIVNITSGAANKPNHGWSVYGSTKAALNLFTETAALEQGDEGHKMISFSPSIMDTGMQKEIRSAKQDSFAQVEAFKEYKEQGKLRKPEEVGGVLVKILLEEALVNGKLYHINDYLPSTK
- a CDS encoding DNA primase, with product MEWKKYLQVGAAGFLSLGVLAACGDDTEEPMDTGDTEEEAPMDENTDDNMEEDMEEGMDETEENVEEGMDETEENVDEGMDEMEDEMNEEDSES